One segment of Methylotuvimicrobium sp. KM2 DNA contains the following:
- a CDS encoding ABC transporter permease encodes MKIQSNNTKIYMARRNGHKTRIWQEMFSDLIASRELIWRLIIRDFSVRYRQSMLGYVWAVLPQIVTVAIFTFLSRHRVFDMGPTDMPYVVHALWSISVWQLFAGCLIGCTNSLVNAGSLVTKINFPKEALVFAAIGQASLDFMIRLIPVTVVFIWYGFVPAWHSVFIPLILIAVLLMALGAGFIMAIINLVLRDMGNMLSMVLTFGMFLAPILYPPPVREPFTIVNVANPFSPLLIATQNLLSGQPLMQPELLVYMIVFSIGVFFLGWRAFHITMPRIAERA; translated from the coding sequence ATGAAAATACAAAGCAATAACACCAAAATCTATATGGCTCGCCGAAACGGGCATAAAACCCGAATCTGGCAGGAGATGTTCTCAGACCTGATTGCCAGTCGAGAATTGATCTGGCGATTGATCATTAGGGACTTTTCGGTCCGCTATCGTCAATCGATGCTGGGTTATGTTTGGGCGGTTCTGCCGCAAATCGTCACAGTCGCCATTTTTACTTTTTTATCACGACACCGGGTATTCGACATGGGGCCGACCGACATGCCTTACGTCGTTCATGCTTTATGGAGCATATCCGTCTGGCAACTATTCGCCGGTTGCCTGATCGGTTGCACCAACAGTTTGGTGAATGCCGGGTCTTTGGTCACGAAAATCAACTTTCCCAAGGAAGCGCTGGTCTTTGCGGCCATAGGTCAAGCGTCGCTGGATTTCATGATACGTTTGATTCCGGTAACGGTGGTATTCATCTGGTATGGTTTTGTACCTGCCTGGCACAGCGTCTTTATTCCCTTGATATTGATCGCCGTGTTACTGATGGCCTTGGGGGCGGGCTTTATCATGGCGATCATCAACCTGGTTTTACGCGACATGGGCAACATGCTGAGCATGGTACTGACCTTCGGCATGTTTTTGGCCCCCATTCTGTATCCGCCCCCAGTCCGAGAACCTTTCACCATCGTCAATGTCGCCAATCCGTTTAGCCCGCTATTGATTGCAACGCAAAACCTGTTATCGGGGCAGCCCTTAATGCAACCGGAACTGCTGGTTTACATGATAGTCTTCAGCATTGGTGTATTTTTTCTAGGCTGGAGAGCTTTTCATATCACCATGCCGAGAATTGCGGAACGAGCTTAA